CACGCCGCCTGCGGCCGGCCCCGGGGTGCGCCCGGGCGACCCAGGATCGGGGGACCGGTCGCGACCCCGCGGCCCCGACAAGGAGGAGCACCCGTGCACCACGACCCCGACCACACCCAGCACCCCGACGACGCCCGGCCGCCCGACCCGACCCGCGGCGACGACGGCATCACCACCGCCGAGTACGCCGTCGGCACCGCTGCCGGCGCCGGCCTGGCCGGTCTGCTCTACGCGATGCTCACCGGCGGCTTCGGCGACCAGCTGCTCACCACCCTGTTCGACCACGTGCTCGGCCTGCTGGGCATCGGGTGAGCCGCGGGTCGCGCCGCCGGCACCCGCCGCGTGCTCCGGGTGGCCCGCGTGGCCCGGGTGGCCCGGGGGCGCGACCCGAGCGCGGCGCCGTGACCGCCGAGCTGGCGATGGTGCTGCCGCTGCTGCTGGCCGTCGTGGTGGCGATGACCTGGCTGCTCAGCGTCGGCCTGGCCCAGGTCCGCGTCGTCGACGCGGCACGCGAGGCCGCCCGGGCCCTGGCCCGCGGCGACGACCAGGCCCGCGCGGTCGCGCTGGCGGCGCAGGTGGCGCCACCGGGCAGCCGGGTGGCGGTGGCCCGGGCCGACGGCACCGTCGTGGTCACCGTGACCGGCACGGTCAGCGGGCCGGGCGGGCTGCTCGCGGCGCTGCCGGGCGCCGAGGTGTCGGCGGCCGCGACGGCGCTGGAGGAGCAGGCACCGTGACCCGCCCACGGGCCCGGTGCGGGGGCCGGGCCGTGCCCGACGAGGCCGGTGCCGCCACCGTGCTGGGCGTCGCCCTGGCCGGCCTGCTCCTGCTGCTCGGGGTCGCCCTCGCCGAGCTGGGCGCCGTGGTCGTCGCCCACCGCCGCGCCCAGGCCGCCGCCGACCTCGCCGCGCTGGCCGGCGCCACCAGCCGGGCCGACGGGTGCCTGGCCGCCGACCGGGTAGCCCTGGCCAACGGGGCGGCGCTCACCGCCTGCACGCCCGAGGGCAGCGCGGTGCTGGTCACCGTGCGCGTCGACGCCCCGCCGGGGCTCGACCGGGTGCTGGTCATCGAGGCCCGGGCCCGGGCCGGCCCGGCGCCCTGAGGGCCCGTCAGTGCGAGGCGGCGTCCTCGTCGGGGTCGCGGCGGCGCTCGGCCTCGACGGCGTCGAGCTTCTGCGACAGCTCCTCGAGCTGCTTGTGCTCGCGGCGTGCCTGCAGCGAGCGGCGGGTGCCGATGCGGATCAGCACCACGCCCAGCAGCACGGCGACGCCCGAGGCGAGCCCGAGCAGGAAGAGCGTGGGCGCGCCCACGTCGACGCCGAGCACCTGGACGACCCCGACCGCGTTCTCGGCGGTGAGCACCCCGGCCAGGATCGTGGCGACACCGGCGGCGAGCAGGATCAGACCCAGGACGACCATGCGCGGAGCCTAGGCCATCGCGTCGGTGGCCGGGCCGGCCTCGGCGAGCAGCACCTCCAGCAACCGGGCCGCCCCGGTCTTGTCGAGCGGGTTGTTCTGGTTGCCGCACTTGGGCGACTGGATGCACGAGGGGCAGCCGGCCTCGCACTCGCACGACACGATCGCCTCGCGGGTCGCGCCCAGCCACGCGCGGGCGGTGCGGTAGCCCCGCTCGGCGAAGCCGGCCCCGCCCGGGTGGCCGTCGTGCACGAAGACGGTCAGCACCCCGGTGTCGGGGTGCCGCGCGGTGGAGACGCCACCGATGTCCCAGCGGTCGCAGGTCGCGAAGAGCGGCAGCAGGCCGATCGAGCAGTGCTCGGCCGCGTGTGCCGCCCCCGGCAGGTCGCCGGGGTCGATCCCGCTGTCCTCGAGCACGTCGTCGGGCACGCTCCACCACACCGCGGTGGTGCGCAGGGTGCGCTCGGGCAGGTCGAGCGGCTCCTCGCCGACGACCTCGCCCCCGGGCTGGCGGCGCAGCAGGTAGGAGACGACCTGGTGGCTCACCGCCACCTCGCCCACCGAGAGCCGGCACCGGCCCCAGTCGGTGTGCTCGCGCTCGGCGAGCACGCTGATGTCGGTGATCTCGCGGGCCGAGGTGGAGTGGTCGGGCTCGGCACGCTCGATGACCGCCACCGACTCCTCCAGGTCGAGCGAGGTGACCAGGTAGGTCTCGCCCCGGTGCAGGTAGACCGCCCCGGGGTGGGCGGTGCCGTGGGCGCTGCCCGCGTCGACGGTGCCGACGACCCGGCCGGTCCCGGCCTCGACCAGCTGCACCGGGCGCCCGCCCGCGGAGCGGATGTCGGCGAGGTCGGCCGCGCGGCGACGGTCGGTCCAGAACCAGCCGTTGGCCCGGCGGCGCAGCAGCCCCGCGGCGACCAGCTGGTCGAGCACCGCCCGGGCGGTCGGGCCGAAGAGCGGCAGGTCGGCCTCGGTCAGGGCCTGCTCCTGCGCGGCGGCGCACAGGTGCGGGCCCAGCACGTAGGGGTTCGAGACGTCGAAGACGCTGGCCTCGACCGGTCGCCCGAACAGCGCCTCCGGGTGGTGCACCAGGTAGGTGTCGAGCGGGTCGTCCCGCGCCACCAGCACCGCTGCCGCGTCCCGGGCGCCGCGCCCCGCGCGGCCCACCTGCTGCCACAGCGCCGCCCGGGTGCCGGGGAAGCCGGCCATCAGCACCGCGTCGAGCCCGCTGACGTCGATGCCGAGCTCGAGGGCGTTGGTGGCGGCCAGGCCCAGCAGCTCGCCGGCCCGCAGCTGCTGCTCGATCGCGCGGCGCTCCTCGGGCAGGTAGCCGCCCCGGTAGGACGCCACCCGGCCCGCGAGCGCGGGGTCGACTTCCTCGAGCAGCCCGGCGGTGGTCAGCGCGACCTGCTCGGCGCCGCGCCTCGAGCGCACGAAGGCCAGGGTGCGCACGCCCTCGACGACCAGGTCGGTGAGCAGGTCGGCGGTCTCGGAGGACGCCGCGCGACGCACCGGCGCGCCGTTCTCGCCGGCGTACGACGTCAGCGGGGGCTCCCAGAGCCCGAGGGCCACCGAGCCGCGCGGGGAAGCGTCGTCGGTCACGGCGTGCACCGGCAGCCCGGTCAGGCGGCCCGCGGCGTCGGCGGGCTCGGCCACCGTCGCCGAGGCCAGCACGAAGGTGGGTGCGGAGCCGTGCAGGGCGCAGACCCGGCGCAGCCGGCGCAGCACCTGCGCCACGTGGGCGCCGAAGACGCCCCGGTAGTGGTGGCACTCGTCGACGACCACGTAGCGCAGCGTGCGCCAGAAGTGGTGCCAGTGCTCGTGGCCGGGCAGCAGGCTGCGGTGCAGCATGTCGGGGTTGGTCAGCACGTACTCCGCGTGGTCGCGCGCCCAGTCGCGCTGCTCGCGGGTCGAGTCGCCGTCGTGGGTGGTCACCCCCAGGCCCAGCCCGAGGCCGCGCAGCGACGCCAGCTGGTCCTGGGCCAGGGCCTTGGTCGGCGCCAGGTAGAGCGTCGTCGCCCCGCGCTGGCCGCGCCGGCCGCGGGCACCCAGAAGGGTGGTCAGGGCCGGCAGCTGGAAGGCCAGCGACTTGCCCGAGGCGGTGCCCGTCGAGACCACCACGTGCCGCCCGGCCCACGCCGCCTCCGCGGCCTCGACCTGGTGCTCCCAGGGGCGTGCCACGCCCCGGGCGGCGAAGGCCTCCACGACCCCCGGGTCGGCCCAGCCGGGCCAGTCGGTCGAGCGCCCCGGACGCGCCGGGAGCCGCTCCAGGTGCGTCAACCGGCCCTCGCGGGAGGGCAGGGAGGCGAGTCGCTCGACGACGTCGCCGACGCCGCCCGGCGGCGTCCGCAGGGTCCGCCCCGGGGCAGGGGGACGGGGGGCGTCGGAGGGGTCGGCGGGCACGTCCCGATGGTCCCAAACCCCGCCGACACCGCTGCCTCCAGCAGGGTCGCGGACCGGTCCGGGCCGACACGATGTGGGACCGGCTCTTTACTGTGGTGTGCGTGCGGGTGCCGCACGTGGTTTCATATGCCTGATCCGATGCTCGGGACCGGGGGCGTCCCGCCGCCTCCGAGCGCCAGTGCAGCTGACAGGGAGTAAGACGTGGACCTCACCCTTGCGACACGCGATGCCGATGGCAAGACCATCGTTGCGGTCGGCGGGGAGATCGACGTCTACACGGCTCCCAAGCTGCGTGACAAGATCACCGAGCTGGTCGCCGCCGGCGTCTACGACCTCGTCGTCGACATGGAGGCCGTCGAGTTCCTCGACTCCACCGGTCTCGGCGTGCTGGTGGGCGGGCTCAAGAAGGTCCGTGCCCACGACGGCTCGCTCCAGCTGGTCTGCACCCAGGACCGGTTGCTCAAGATCTTCCGGATCACCGGCCTGGCGAAGGTCTTCGTGATCCACGAGTCGGCCGACGACGCGCTCGCCGCCAACTGAGCCGACCGCTCCCGCACCACCGCCGCACCGCGGCCGCAGCAGCGCCGCGCTCGGCGCCGGCGTACGTCGCCGCGCCGCCCCGTCGAGCCCGCTCTAGCGGCCTGAGGGCAACGCACGTAGGGGATGCGCGCCACGACACGATGTGGCGCAGGTCACATCGGCGTGCTTTCCGGGTGCCTGATCTGCGTAGAGTCTGCCTCGTTCCGTGAGACCTGGGTCACACCTGGTGGCCCCGACCCGCACGACCGAGTCGCAGGAGGCAGCACATGACGGGATTCGCTCCCGCTGTCGTGGACGTCACCGGTGGGAACCTCGTCCTGGTCATCGTCGTCGCACTGATCGCGCTCGGCGCGCTCGCGATGGCGGCGATGTTCAGGCAAGAGGTCCTAGCCGCCGGTGAGGGCACCGACAACATGAAGACCATCGCCCGCGCGGTCCAGGAAGGAGCCAACGCCTACCTGACCCGCCAGTTCCGGACCCTCGCGATCTTCGCGGCCATCGCGTTCTTCGCGCTGCTGCTGCTGCCGGCCGACGACGCCGTGGTGCGGATCTTCCGCTCCGTGGCCTTCCTCGGTGGCGCGGGGTTCTCCGCGGCCGTGGGCTACCTCGGCATGAGCCTGGCCGTGCAGGCCAACCTGCGCGTGGCCGCCGCCGCCGAGACGCAGGGTCGCGACCCGGCGATGCACATCGGCTTCCGCACCGGCGCGACCGTCGGCATGCTGACCGTCGGTCTCGGCCTGCTGGGCGCGAGCCTCGTGGTGATCTTCTTCCAGGACAACGCACCCAAGGTGCTGGAGGGCTTCGGCTTCGGCGCCGCCCTGCTGGCGATGTTCATGCGTGTCGGTGGCGGCATCTTCACCAAGGCCGCCGACGTGGGTGCCGACCTGGTCGGCAAGGTCGAGCAGAACATCCCCGAGGACGACCCGCGCAACGCCGCGACCATCGCCGACAACGTCGGTGACAACGTGGGCGACTGCGCCGGCATGGCCGCCGACCTCTTCGAGTCCTACGCCGTGACCCTGGTCGCCGCGCTGATCCTCGGCTCGCAGGCCTTCGGCGACAAGGGCCTGGTCTACCCGCTGCTGATCCCCGCCATCGGTGCGCTGACCGCGGTCGCGGGCGTCTACCTGACCCAGCCCCGTGCCGGCGAGAGCGGCCTGAAGACGATCAACCGGGCCTTCTACCTCTCGGCCGGCATCGGCGCGGTCGGCTCGGTGCTGCTGTCCTTCGTCTACCTGCCCGGCGACTGGGCCTCCCTCGGCGTCGACGTGAGCGCCGAGGCCAGCCCGCGGGTCTTCGCCTCGGTCTCGGTGGTGATCGGCATCGTGCTGGCCGCCGCGATCCTCTCGCTGACCGGCTACTTCACCGGCACCGAGCACCGCCCGGTCAAGGACGTCGGCAAGACCTCGATGACCGGCGCCGCCACGGTGATCCTCTCCGGCCTCGCGGTCGGCTTCGAGTCGGCCGTCTACACCGCGCTGGTCATCGGCGCCGCCGTCTTCGGTGCCGCGCTCATCGGCGGGCAGGTGGCCCTCTTCGGCGTCGCGCTGGCCGGCTGCGGCCTGCTCACCACCGTCGGCGTCATCGTCGCGATGGACACCTTCGGGCCGGTCTCCGACAACGCGCAGGGCATCGCCGAGATGTCCGGCGACGTCAGCCCCGAGGGCGCGCAGATCCTCACCGAGCTCGACGCGGTCGGCAACACGACCAAGGCGATCACCAAGGGCATCGCGATCGCGACCGCCGTGCTGGCCGCCAGCGCGCTGTTCGCCTCCTACACCCAGGACGCCTTCGAGAAGTTCGCCGAGGTCGCCAACGACGCGGACATCAGCCCGTTCTTCGAGGGCTTCTGGGTCTTCGACGCCAAGGTCCTCGTCGGCGCGCTGCTCGGCGCCAGCGTGGTCTTCCTGTTCTCGGGCCTGGCCATCAACGCCGTCGGACGGGCCGCGGGCGCGGTCGTCTACGAGGTGCGCCGCCAGTTCCGCGAGATCCCCGGGATCATGGAGGGCACCGGTCGCCCGGAGTACGGCAAGGTCGTCGACATCGTCACCCGCGACTCGCTGCGCGAGCTGGCCACGCCCGGCATCCTCGCGATCCTGGCGCCGATCGCGGTCGGGTTCGGGCTCGGTGTCGCCCCGCTGGCCGGCTTCCTGGCCGGTGCGATCGCCACCGGCACGCTGATGGCGGTCTTCCTGGCCAACGCCGGCGGCGCCTGGGACAACGCCAAGAAGCTCGTCGAGGACGGCCACCACGGCGGCAAGGGCTCGCCGGCCCACGAGGCGACCGTCATCGGCGACACCGTCGGCGACCCGTTCAAGGACACCGCCGGCCCGGCCATCAACCCGCTGCTCAAGGTGATGAACCTGGTCTCGCTGCTGATCGTGGCCGCGATCGTCGACCTCTCCTACGGCGAGGGCGAGAACGACGTGGTGCGCATCCTCATCGCGATCGTCGCCGCCGGCGGCATCGCGGTGGCCGTCTACATCTCCAAGCAGCGCCCCACGGTGATGGGCGAGGAGGAGCCGGCCGTGGCTGCTCCGCCGGTCGGCGGCACCCCGCCGGGCGGTCCCACCACCTGAGGTCCTGCGACCGCTCCGACGAACGCCACAGCCCCCGCCCGGTCCTCCGGGCGGGGGCTGTGTCGTGCCTGGTCGGTCGTGGTGCTCCAGGACC
The Nocardioides marinisabuli genome window above contains:
- a CDS encoding DUF4244 domain-containing protein, yielding MHHDPDHTQHPDDARPPDPTRGDDGITTAEYAVGTAAGAGLAGLLYAMLTGGFGDQLLTTLFDHVLGLLGIG
- a CDS encoding TadE family type IV pilus minor pilin; this encodes MTAELAMVLPLLLAVVVAMTWLLSVGLAQVRVVDAAREAARALARGDDQARAVALAAQVAPPGSRVAVARADGTVVVTVTGTVSGPGGLLAALPGAEVSAAATALEEQAP
- a CDS encoding Rv3654c family TadE-like protein, with protein sequence MTRPRARCGGRAVPDEAGAATVLGVALAGLLLLLGVALAELGAVVVAHRRAQAAADLAALAGATSRADGCLAADRVALANGAALTACTPEGSAVLVTVRVDAPPGLDRVLVIEARARAGPAP
- a CDS encoding DEAD/DEAH box helicase; protein product: MRTPPGGVGDVVERLASLPSREGRLTHLERLPARPGRSTDWPGWADPGVVEAFAARGVARPWEHQVEAAEAAWAGRHVVVSTGTASGKSLAFQLPALTTLLGARGRRGQRGATTLYLAPTKALAQDQLASLRGLGLGLGVTTHDGDSTREQRDWARDHAEYVLTNPDMLHRSLLPGHEHWHHFWRTLRYVVVDECHHYRGVFGAHVAQVLRRLRRVCALHGSAPTFVLASATVAEPADAAGRLTGLPVHAVTDDASPRGSVALGLWEPPLTSYAGENGAPVRRAASSETADLLTDLVVEGVRTLAFVRSRRGAEQVALTTAGLLEEVDPALAGRVASYRGGYLPEERRAIEQQLRAGELLGLAATNALELGIDVSGLDAVLMAGFPGTRAALWQQVGRAGRGARDAAAVLVARDDPLDTYLVHHPEALFGRPVEASVFDVSNPYVLGPHLCAAAQEQALTEADLPLFGPTARAVLDQLVAAGLLRRRANGWFWTDRRRAADLADIRSAGGRPVQLVEAGTGRVVGTVDAGSAHGTAHPGAVYLHRGETYLVTSLDLEESVAVIERAEPDHSTSAREITDISVLAEREHTDWGRCRLSVGEVAVSHQVVSYLLRRQPGGEVVGEEPLDLPERTLRTTAVWWSVPDDVLEDSGIDPGDLPGAAHAAEHCSIGLLPLFATCDRWDIGGVSTARHPDTGVLTVFVHDGHPGGAGFAERGYRTARAWLGATREAIVSCECEAGCPSCIQSPKCGNQNNPLDKTGAARLLEVLLAEAGPATDAMA
- a CDS encoding anti-sigma factor antagonist, with product MDLTLATRDADGKTIVAVGGEIDVYTAPKLRDKITELVAAGVYDLVVDMEAVEFLDSTGLGVLVGGLKKVRAHDGSLQLVCTQDRLLKIFRITGLAKVFVIHESADDALAAN
- a CDS encoding sodium-translocating pyrophosphatase, translated to MTGFAPAVVDVTGGNLVLVIVVALIALGALAMAAMFRQEVLAAGEGTDNMKTIARAVQEGANAYLTRQFRTLAIFAAIAFFALLLLPADDAVVRIFRSVAFLGGAGFSAAVGYLGMSLAVQANLRVAAAAETQGRDPAMHIGFRTGATVGMLTVGLGLLGASLVVIFFQDNAPKVLEGFGFGAALLAMFMRVGGGIFTKAADVGADLVGKVEQNIPEDDPRNAATIADNVGDNVGDCAGMAADLFESYAVTLVAALILGSQAFGDKGLVYPLLIPAIGALTAVAGVYLTQPRAGESGLKTINRAFYLSAGIGAVGSVLLSFVYLPGDWASLGVDVSAEASPRVFASVSVVIGIVLAAAILSLTGYFTGTEHRPVKDVGKTSMTGAATVILSGLAVGFESAVYTALVIGAAVFGAALIGGQVALFGVALAGCGLLTTVGVIVAMDTFGPVSDNAQGIAEMSGDVSPEGAQILTELDAVGNTTKAITKGIAIATAVLAASALFASYTQDAFEKFAEVANDADISPFFEGFWVFDAKVLVGALLGASVVFLFSGLAINAVGRAAGAVVYEVRRQFREIPGIMEGTGRPEYGKVVDIVTRDSLRELATPGILAILAPIAVGFGLGVAPLAGFLAGAIATGTLMAVFLANAGGAWDNAKKLVEDGHHGGKGSPAHEATVIGDTVGDPFKDTAGPAINPLLKVMNLVSLLIVAAIVDLSYGEGENDVVRILIAIVAAGGIAVAVYISKQRPTVMGEEEPAVAAPPVGGTPPGGPTT